In the Hemitrygon akajei chromosome 7, sHemAka1.3, whole genome shotgun sequence genome, one interval contains:
- the LOC140730817 gene encoding uncharacterized protein, with protein MAHQSVHTGEMPFICSDCGKGFTRSSQLKVHQRVHTEERPFACSDCGKGFTQLCNLQAHQLVHTGERPFTCSDCGKGFTRSSQLKAHQRVHTGERLFTCSDCGKGFPYSSHLKAHQRVHTGEMPFTCSDCGKEFSRSSQLKVHQRVHTGERPFTCSYCGKSFSQSSHLKAHHRVHTGERPFTCTDCGKGFTLSSYLLAHQSVHTGERPFICTDCGKGFTRSSQLKVHQQVHTGERPFTCSDCGKGFSRSFQLKAHQRIHTGEMPFNCSDCRKGFPYLSHLKDHQRVHTGEWPFSCTDCGKGFTHLSSLQRHQRVHTGERPFTCSVCGKGFTHSSSLLSHQSVHTGERPFTCSDCGKGFPQSFQLKLHQRVHTGERPFTCTDCGKGFTRSSHLVTHYRVHTGERPFTCSECGKGFTQSSHLVAHYRVHTGEKV; from the coding sequence atggcacaccagtcagttcacactggggagatgccgttcatttgctcagactgtgggaagggattcactcggtcatctcagctAAAGgtccatcagcgagttcacactgaggagaggCCATtcgcctgctcagactgtgggaagggattcactcagttatgcaACCTACAGGCACACCAattagttcacactggagagaggccattcacctgctcagattgtgggaagggattcactcggtcatctcaactgaaagcgcaccagcgagttcacacaggagagagactgtttacctgctcagactgtgggaagggatttccttattcatctcatctgaaggcacatcagagagttcacaccggggaaatgccattcacctgctcagactgtgggaaggaattctCACGATCATCacagctgaaggtacatcagcgagttcacactggggagaggccgttcacctgctcatactgtgggaagagtttctctcagtcatctcatctgaaggcacatcaccgagttcacactggggagaggccgttcacctgcacagattgtgggaagggattcactctgtcatcctatcttctggcacaccagtcagttcacactggggagagaccgttcatctgcacagactgtgggaagggattcactcgatcatctcaactgaaggttcatcagcaagttcacactggggagaggccgttcacctgctctgattgtgggaagggattctctcggtcatttcaactgaaggcgcatcagcgaattcacactggggagatgccTTTCAACTGCTCAGATTGTAGGAAGGGATTTCCTTACTTATCTCATCTGAAGgatcatcagagagttcacactggggagtggccgttcagctgtacagactgtgggaagggattcactcacttatccagcctacagagacaccagcgagttcacactggggagaggccgttcacctgttccgtgtgtgggaagggattcactcactcatccagcctactgtcacaccagtcagttcacactggagagagaccattcacctgctcagactgtgggaagggatttcctcagtcatttcaactgaaactacatcagcgagttcacactggggagaggccgttcacctgcacagactgtgggaagggattcactcggtcatcccaccttgtgacgcactaccgagttcacactggggagaggccgttcacctgctcagaatgtgggaagggattcactcaatcatcccacCTTGTggcacactaccgggttcacactggggaaaaggtTTAA